A window from Chelmon rostratus isolate fCheRos1 chromosome 13, fCheRos1.pri, whole genome shotgun sequence encodes these proteins:
- the kctd4 gene encoding BTB/POZ domain-containing protein KCTD4, with product MEWNLRRMESELRHINPDLLQPSKSFKKPSSGTITINVGGFLYTAHRTTLAKHQGSFLEELANGKKPVQHTDSMGNPFIDRDGPVFRHVLNYLRTGELQLPDDFREAGLLRREADFYRLSELVEAVAEWESQRAAQREAAFLEVTDSHERSQGLKVYCSDPIFIDKVKARLVQISKSRLDGFPEEFVVSSNVIQFRHFIKSEPGSRLVLKEDSTFLCTLDCLKLETVMLALRSGFKMVTSLDSSKGSVVAAEALHFVK from the coding sequence ATGGAATGGAACCTCAGAAGGATGGAAAGTGAACTGAGGCACATCAACCCGGACCTGCTGCAGCCCAGCAAGAGCTTCAAGAAGCCCTCATCAGGCACTATCACCATCAACGTAGGGGGGTTCCTGTACACCGCCCACCGGACCACCCTTGCCAAGCACCAGGGTTCCTTTCTGGAAGAGCTGGCCAACGGTAAGAAGCCGGTTCAGCACACTGATTCCATGGGCAACCCGTTCATTGATAGAGATGGCCCCGTTTTTCGCCATGTGCTCAACTACCTCCGAACCGGAGAGCTCCAACTGCCTGATGACTTCCGTGAGGCAGGGCTCCTGCGACGTGAGGCCGATTTTTACCGTCTGAGTGAACTGGTGGAAGCTGTGGCCGAGTGGGAAAGCCAGAGGGCAGCCCAGCGGGAGGCTGCATTTTTGGAGGTGACAGATAGCCACGAGAGGTCGCAGGGCCTCAAGGTGTACTGCAGTGACCCCATCTTTATCGACAAGGTCAAAGCGCGGCTGGTGCAGATCTCCAAGAGCCGCTTGGACGGCTTTCCAGAAGAATTCGTGGTGTCGTCCAATGTGATCCAGTTCCGACACTTCATCAAGTCAGAGCCAGGCTCGCGGCTCGTACTGAAGGAGGACAGCACCTTCTTGTGCACACTTGACTGTCTGAAACTAGAGACAGTGATGCTAGCACTGAGATCCGGCTTCAAGATGGTCACCAGCCTCGATAGCAGCAAAGGCTCCGTGGTGGCGGCTGAGGCCCTGCACTTTGTCAAGTAG